From Sediminibacterium sp. TEGAF015, a single genomic window includes:
- the rpsQ gene encoding 30S ribosomal protein S17 — MAERNLRKTRTGIVTSDKMDKTITVAVERKVKHPIYGKFVKKTTKFHAHDEKGECTIGDVVKIMETRPLSKTKRWRLVEIVEKAK, encoded by the coding sequence ATGGCTGAAAGAAATTTGCGCAAAACAAGGACAGGGATCGTTACCAGCGATAAAATGGATAAAACCATCACTGTTGCGGTTGAAAGAAAAGTAAAACACCCTATCTACGGTAAGTTCGTAAAGAAAACTACCAAATTCCATGCTCATGATGAGAAAGGAGAGTGCACCATCGGTGATGTGGTAAAGATCATGGAAACTCGTCCGCTTAGTAAAACAAAGCGTTGGAGACTGGTTGAAATTGTAGAAAAAGCGAAATAA
- the rpmC gene encoding 50S ribosomal protein L29: MANKKTYEFNKNLKDLSVSDLRAKIQEDELRLKKLEFAHAISPLENPMTIRGLRRDIARIKTELKKKEMGI, from the coding sequence ATGGCTAATAAAAAAACATACGAATTCAACAAAAATCTAAAGGATCTAAGTGTATCAGATCTTAGAGCTAAAATCCAGGAAGACGAACTTCGTTTGAAGAAACTGGAATTTGCTCACGCTATCTCTCCACTAGAAAATCCAATGACTATTCGTGGACTTCGTAGAGACATCGCCCGTATCAAAACGGAATTGAAGAAAAAAGAAATGGGTATTTAA
- the rplP gene encoding 50S ribosomal protein L16 — MLQPKRSKHRKQQKGRIREVAKRGTAISFGSFALKALEPIWLTNRQIESARQAMTRAMKREGNVWIRVFPDKIITHKPAEVRMGKGKGNPEYWAAVVEPGRIIFECDGVSEAVAKEAMGLAAQKLPIATKFIVRRDLQA; from the coding sequence ATGTTACAGCCGAAAAGAAGCAAACATAGGAAACAGCAGAAAGGACGCATTCGCGAAGTAGCTAAGCGTGGAACTGCTATATCATTTGGATCATTTGCCTTAAAAGCATTAGAACCCATTTGGTTAACCAACCGCCAAATTGAATCTGCCCGTCAGGCCATGACTCGTGCTATGAAGCGTGAGGGTAATGTATGGATCAGAGTATTCCCTGATAAAATCATCACTCATAAGCCTGCTGAAGTGAGAATGGGTAAGGGTAAAGGTAACCCTGAATACTGGGCTGCTGTTGTTGAGCCAGGACGTATCATCTTTGAATGCGATGGCGTTTCAGAAGCTGTAGCTAAAGAAGCGATGGGTCTTGCAGCACAAAAATTACCAATCGCAACCAAGTTCATCGTAAGAAGAGATTTGCAAGCATAA
- the rplX gene encoding 50S ribosomal protein L24, whose protein sequence is MSTRFKPKFNIKKGDTVVVIAGDDKDLKKPRTVLEVIIDKGRVVVEGVNIVTKHTKPSAQNTKGGIVKVEAPINISNVMLWDAKKSEPTKVKRTRENGKLIRVSKKSGEVIK, encoded by the coding sequence ATGAGTACAAGATTTAAGCCCAAATTCAACATCAAGAAAGGTGATACCGTAGTGGTTATTGCCGGTGATGACAAGGATTTGAAAAAGCCTCGCACAGTATTGGAAGTGATTATCGATAAAGGTCGTGTAGTTGTAGAAGGAGTGAATATCGTAACGAAGCACACCAAGCCATCTGCTCAAAATACCAAAGGTGGTATAGTAAAAGTAGAAGCTCCAATCAACATCAGTAATGTAATGTTGTGGGATGCTAAAAAAAGCGAGCCAACCAAAGTGAAGCGTACCCGTGAGAATGGTAAATTAATACGTGTATCTAAAAAATCTGGGGAGGTAATCAAATAA
- the rplN gene encoding 50S ribosomal protein L14, translated as MIQQESRLNVADNSGAKEVLCIKVLGNSGQDYAKIGDKIVVTVKDAIPAGGVKKGTVSKAVIVRTKNKLRRKDGSYIRFDDNAVVLLNNSDEPRGTRIFGPVARELRDKGYMKIISLAPEVL; from the coding sequence ATGATTCAGCAAGAAAGCAGGTTAAATGTAGCTGACAATAGTGGCGCTAAAGAAGTACTTTGTATCAAGGTACTAGGTAACAGCGGTCAGGATTATGCTAAAATCGGCGATAAAATTGTTGTTACGGTTAAAGACGCAATTCCTGCAGGTGGTGTTAAAAAAGGAACAGTATCTAAAGCAGTTATTGTTCGTACAAAAAACAAACTCCGCAGAAAAGATGGTTCTTACATTCGTTTTGATGACAACGCAGTTGTGTTGTTGAACAACTCTGATGAACCTCGCGGTACACGTATCTTTGGACCAGTAGCAAGAGAGTTGCGTGATAAGGGTTATATGAAAATTATTTCTCTTGCTCCTGAAGTATTATAA